Proteins encoded together in one Methanobrevibacter sp. window:
- a CDS encoding ATP-binding protein, translating to MNLEEKINIVKDILKDKKVVIGFSGGADSTLIGYLSSQVAKDTLAITIDNQLMPKGFVENTKKLAQSFGIKHEIFGIDFNDYEYFLSNDSKRCFNCRNLMYSKIEEIASENGFDFICDGNNISDLVIDRPGILITYEKNFKTPFIEAKLTSKEIHKYLNDNNIPYSKSTTCLATRIPTNMQITPEKIERISYCENYISANTDCEIVKVRDLGELGIIEVDKVNELLIDDKYNNINDELKSKGFEKLALNLSQIDDDESIDIDYENNSFTYQLPFTINLENTKKQLKGVIFDSGEKIELENISIFEDGLIEGHDLETYEIALNKFMEILPKLRRNI from the coding sequence ATGAACCTAGAAGAGAAAATTAATATTGTAAAAGATATTTTAAAGGACAAAAAAGTAGTTATTGGTTTTTCAGGCGGTGCCGATTCTACATTAATAGGGTATCTATCTTCCCAAGTAGCAAAAGACACATTGGCCATAACTATAGATAATCAATTGATGCCGAAAGGATTTGTTGAAAATACTAAAAAACTTGCACAATCATTTGGAATAAAACATGAAATATTCGGAATTGACTTTAATGATTATGAATATTTCCTAAGCAATGATTCAAAAAGGTGCTTCAATTGCAGAAACCTAATGTATTCAAAAATTGAAGAGATTGCCAGTGAAAATGGCTTTGACTTTATTTGCGATGGAAATAACATTAGTGATCTGGTAATTGACAGGCCGGGAATTCTTATAACATATGAAAAGAACTTTAAAACTCCATTCATTGAAGCGAAACTAACTTCCAAAGAGATACACAAATATTTAAATGACAATAATATTCCATACTCCAAATCAACAACTTGCCTTGCAACTAGAATTCCGACAAATATGCAGATTACCCCTGAAAAAATCGAAAGGATCAGCTATTGTGAAAACTATATCTCGGCAAACACTGATTGTGAAATCGTCAAAGTTAGAGATTTAGGAGAACTTGGTATTATTGAAGTAGATAAAGTAAATGAATTATTAATTGATGATAAATATAATAACATTAATGATGAATTAAAAAGCAAAGGATTTGAAAAACTCGCTTTAAATTTATCACAAATCGATGATGATGAAAGCATTGACATCGACTATGAAAACAATTCATTCACATATCAACTTCCATTTACAATAAACCTTGAAAATACAAAAAAACAGCTCAAAGGAGTTATTTTTGATAGTGGAGAAAAAATTGAACTTGAAAATATTTCAATATTTGAAGATGGACTTATTGAAGGTCATGATTTAGAAACTTATGAAATTGCTTTAAACAAATTTATGGAAATATTGCCAAAACTTAGAAGAAATATTTAG